The Monomorium pharaonis isolate MP-MQ-018 chromosome 5, ASM1337386v2, whole genome shotgun sequence genome includes a window with the following:
- the LOC105833548 gene encoding probable signal peptidase complex subunit 2, with product MVTMGAPDNSVIKINKWDGSAVKNALDDAVKDVLTKKYNYIENFSLLDGRLFLCGVAVTIAIVALLCDYLYPFPASKPVLIACVSFYFLLMGLLTLYTTYKEKGIFVVAIQRDPAGFNPDMIWEASSYLKKYDDKYNLVLSIRSTSMGIFNETSVTKSVANFIDVNGVVIPELVETVVTSMHDSLTSQRKEK from the exons ATGGTCACAATGGGTGCACCAGACAATTCC gtcataaaaatcaataagtGGGATGGTTCAGCCGTGAAAAATGCCTTGGACGATGCAGTCAAGGATGTACTTACGAAGAAATATAACtacatagaaaatttttctctccttGATGGAAGATTGTTTCTTTGTGGGGTTGCCGTTACAATAGCCATCGTAGCATTGCTGTGCGATTACTTGTATCCATTCCCTGCTTCCAAGCCTGTCTTAATAGCCTGCGTCTCCTTTTATTTCCTTCTAATGGGTCTCTTGACTTTGTATACGACGTACAAAGAGAAAGGCATATTTGTAGTTGCAATTCAAAG AGATCCAGCAGGTTTCAATCCAGACATGATTTGGGAGGCAAgttcttatttaaagaaatatgacGACAAATACAATTTGGTGTTGTCGATTAGGAGCACGTCAATGGGAATCTTTAATGAGACAAGCGTAACCAAATCCGTCGCGAATTTTATTGACGTTAATGGCGTGGTGATACCAGAACTGGTAGAAACTGTGGTAACGAGCATGCATGACAGTCTGACGTCACAGCGTAAGGAGAAGTAG